The following proteins are co-located in the Longimicrobium sp. genome:
- a CDS encoding putative glycoside hydrolase — translation MSRIVPVRAASIAALVLASACADLSPRPSSAVAALAAGFVSSEAEARPAPKPRPEPPAPRKSVPRMVRGIYVSSYAAGNPVTRNKLLALTDSTELNAWVVDVKDEDGVRFHSTVPLAREASHWGSIPVRDLRGLVDTMKAHGIFPIARVVVFKDPRLSRARPDWSIKTPGTELWRDHQKITWVSPWDRRVWDYNIAVAEEAARAGFREIQFDYVRFPEAYRSLPTQVHPHAAGERGDAIAAFLSEATRRLRPLGVTVTADVFGLSMNESRDVGIGQQWEQLSSRIDGLLPMVYPSHYFPTHLEGVSRPNRMPYETVFRSVGMGVIRNQRLAAAGQEPARIVPWLQAFTATWNDRSFKYGPQQAAAQIRAVHDLGLEDWIFWHPTSKYDAMAGAFAREAVPQARRFTPPASLVRTVDRFDREGAAAMRQRVPASPSSALGQ, via the coding sequence ATGAGCCGCATCGTCCCCGTCCGCGCGGCGAGCATCGCCGCACTGGTGCTCGCCTCCGCGTGCGCCGACCTGTCCCCCCGTCCGTCCAGTGCCGTCGCGGCGCTCGCGGCTGGATTCGTGAGCTCCGAGGCCGAGGCGCGCCCGGCCCCCAAGCCGCGCCCGGAGCCGCCCGCGCCGCGAAAGTCGGTGCCGCGCATGGTGCGGGGGATCTACGTCAGCTCGTACGCGGCGGGGAACCCCGTGACGCGCAACAAGCTGCTGGCGCTCACGGACAGCACCGAGCTGAACGCCTGGGTGGTGGACGTAAAGGACGAGGACGGGGTGCGCTTCCACAGCACCGTCCCGCTGGCGCGCGAGGCGTCGCACTGGGGCAGCATCCCGGTGCGCGACCTGCGCGGCCTGGTGGATACGATGAAGGCGCACGGCATCTTCCCGATCGCGCGCGTGGTGGTCTTCAAGGACCCGCGGCTCTCCCGCGCCCGGCCGGACTGGTCGATCAAGACCCCCGGCACCGAGCTCTGGCGCGACCACCAGAAGATCACCTGGGTGAGCCCTTGGGACCGCCGCGTGTGGGACTACAACATCGCGGTGGCCGAAGAGGCCGCGCGCGCCGGCTTTCGCGAGATCCAGTTCGACTACGTGCGCTTTCCGGAGGCGTACCGGTCGCTCCCCACGCAGGTGCACCCGCACGCCGCCGGCGAGCGCGGTGACGCCATCGCCGCATTCCTCAGCGAGGCCACGCGCCGCCTGCGCCCGCTGGGCGTCACGGTGACGGCGGACGTCTTCGGCCTGTCGATGAACGAGTCGCGAGACGTGGGGATCGGGCAGCAGTGGGAGCAGCTCTCGTCGCGGATCGACGGTCTCCTGCCCATGGTCTACCCGTCGCACTACTTCCCCACGCACCTGGAGGGGGTGTCGCGCCCCAACCGGATGCCGTACGAGACGGTCTTCCGTTCGGTGGGGATGGGCGTCATCCGCAACCAGCGGCTGGCCGCCGCGGGGCAGGAGCCGGCGCGGATCGTCCCCTGGCTTCAGGCGTTCACCGCCACGTGGAACGACCGGTCGTTCAAGTACGGCCCCCAGCAGGCCGCCGCGCAGATCCGCGCCGTGCACGACCTGGGGCTGGAGGACTGGATCTTCTGGCACCCGACGTCGAAGTACGACGCCATGGCCGGGGCCTTCGCCCGCGAGGCCGTGCCGCAAGCGCGCCGCTTCACCCCGCCGGCCTCGCTGGTGCGCACGGTGGACCGCTTCGACCGCGAGGGTGCCGCCGCCATGCGCCAGCGCGTGCCCGCTTCGCCGAGCTCCGCACTCGGCCAGTAG